In Kiritimatiellia bacterium, a single genomic region encodes these proteins:
- a CDS encoding four helix bundle protein has protein sequence MNEQEFKDRTKSFALKIITFVDQLPKTTSGLIISKQLLRSACSVGANYRAACRAKSTADMISKLSTAEEEADESLYWMEILNDSGKCGADKLTAIMTECNEITAIIVASIKTLRKRLN, from the coding sequence ATGAACGAACAGGAATTTAAAGACCGAACCAAATCATTTGCATTGAAGATCATTACGTTCGTTGATCAATTGCCGAAAACAACATCCGGCCTTATCATTAGCAAACAGTTGCTACGGTCGGCATGCTCTGTCGGCGCCAACTATCGCGCGGCATGCCGCGCGAAGTCAACGGCCGATATGATATCCAAGCTTTCGACGGCCGAGGAAGAAGCTGATGAATCCTTGTATTGGATGGAAATTCTTAATGACAGCGGAAAATGCGGTGCAGATAAACTTACCGCCATTATGACCGAATGCAATGAAATTACTGCCATTATCGTGGCATCAATCAAGACTTTGCGTAAACGATTGAATTGA
- the hisH gene encoding imidazole glycerol phosphate synthase subunit HisH — translation MIAIIDYKAGNLTSVQLAFAYLGVKAEITDQPEKILAAGRVVFPGVGSAGAARRSIMALRLENVLKEIAARGTPFLGICLGTQIIFDSSEEDGGTEGLALLSGKVRRFMPADRADKVPQIGWNSVTIIKKHPVLEGIEDQSEFYFVHSYYPEPRNKAEIIGATDYAGITFASIVGRNNLVATQFHPEKSGRIGLKLLENFSRWSP, via the coding sequence ATGATTGCCATTATTGATTATAAAGCCGGAAATCTGACAAGCGTCCAGCTTGCCTTCGCGTATCTGGGCGTGAAAGCGGAAATTACAGACCAACCCGAAAAAATCCTGGCCGCCGGCCGCGTCGTTTTCCCGGGCGTCGGCTCGGCCGGCGCGGCGCGGCGCAGTATCATGGCCCTGCGGCTGGAAAACGTGTTGAAAGAAATCGCCGCGCGCGGCACGCCCTTCCTCGGAATCTGCCTGGGCACCCAGATAATTTTTGATTCATCGGAAGAAGACGGCGGAACCGAAGGTCTCGCCCTGCTTTCCGGAAAGGTCCGGCGTTTTATGCCGGCCGACCGCGCCGACAAGGTGCCGCAAATCGGCTGGAATTCCGTCACAATCATTAAAAAACATCCGGTCCTGGAAGGAATTGAAGACCAGAGCGAATTTTATTTCGTCCACAGTTATTACCCCGAGCCGCGGAATAAGGCGGAAATTATCGGCGCAACCGATTACGCCGGAATAACCTTCGCTTCCATCGTGGGCAGAAACAACCTGGTAGCCACCCAGTTTCATCCGGAAAAATCGGGGAGGATCGGACTGAAACTGCTGGAAAATTTCAGCAGATGGAGCCCTTAG
- a CDS encoding phosphoribosylformylglycinamidine synthase subunit PurQ, with translation MALKPPILIITGYGVNCEAESAQAWKMAGAKPRMIHLHDLLERPALMNQFKALMFIGGFSFGDHMGSGQVLALRLRSRAKYEIMKFISRNSLIMGVCNGFQVMVKMGLLPGFDGNYLKRQITLTHNDCGVFQNFWVRLGFEPECKCVFTRGLKEMPLPIRHGEGKIMALDKKILNRIEKDHCVVCRYLDAQTGKPARRFPDNPNGSMNSIAGLCDPTGRVFGLMPHPEAYLFPENHPQWQRQNLAGTLPKYGLGLQIFKNAVEYLNKS, from the coding sequence ATGGCGCTTAAACCTCCAATTCTGATTATTACCGGATACGGTGTGAACTGCGAGGCCGAATCCGCGCAGGCCTGGAAAATGGCCGGCGCAAAGCCGCGTATGATCCACCTGCATGACCTGCTGGAACGGCCGGCGCTCATGAATCAGTTCAAGGCCCTGATGTTTATCGGCGGATTCTCGTTCGGCGATCACATGGGCTCGGGACAGGTGCTGGCCCTGCGCCTGCGTTCGCGCGCCAAATATGAAATCATGAAATTTATCAGCCGGAACAGCCTGATCATGGGCGTCTGCAACGGTTTCCAGGTCATGGTCAAAATGGGTCTTCTGCCGGGATTTGACGGCAACTATCTCAAGCGCCAAATCACTCTGACCCATAACGACTGCGGCGTGTTCCAGAATTTCTGGGTCCGGCTCGGCTTTGAGCCGGAGTGCAAATGCGTCTTCACGCGCGGACTGAAGGAAATGCCCCTCCCAATCCGGCACGGCGAAGGCAAAATAATGGCATTGGATAAAAAAATTTTAAACCGGATTGAAAAGGATCACTGCGTTGTCTGCCGTTATCTTGACGCGCAAACGGGTAAACCGGCCCGGCGTTTCCCGGATAACCCCAACGGTTCAATGAACAGCATCGCCGGCCTGTGCGATCCGACCGGCCGGGTCTTCGGTCTCATGCCCCACCCCGAGGCCTATCTTTTCCCTGAAAATCATCCCCAGTGGCAGAGGCAGAATCTGGCCGGCACACTGCCGAAATACGGTCTGGGATTGCAGATATTCAAAAATGCGGTGGAATATCTTAACAAGTCGTGA
- a CDS encoding AIR synthase-related protein — MAHRIEIGLKEGIRDARGENVVAGARRYFGMELKAARTRTVYKIDAELTRNEIASVCRHFCDPVIEAAALGRLSPPAGFDWLIEIGYKPGVTDNVGRTALIALQDIINRDPGENAQVYTAAQYFIKAKGMTRSAAQKLAGDLLANPLIQTITVYSAAEWKKTHIDSAVPAIREKNEPTVGTYDLRGSDADLAKISRDNILSLSLEEMHAIRDYFQRPAVKTGRKKMGLPDQPTDLELECIAQTWSEHCSHKIFSAKIKYTDEHGRVENIDSLFKTYIRGATEKIGKTKKWLVSVFKDNAGIIRFNKRLNLVYKIETHNSPSALDPYGGAMTGIVGVNRDPMGTGMGANLLCNVWGYCLGSPFYRGNLPAGLMHPRRIRDGVHQGVIEGGNQSGIPWMRGFEIFDDRYTGKPLVFCGTVGTLPVKTGGRPSERKEVFPGDAIVMLGGRIGKDGIHGATFSSEELREKSPVQAVQIGDPITQRKMYEFLMEARDRGLYRCITDNGAGGLSCAAGEMGKLSGGADLDLAKAPLKYEGLKPWEIFLSEAQERMTLAVAPGKIKPFMDLAKKRDVEAAVLGTFTGSPELVVRYGSRIVGRLDMDFLYNGCPVLQLKARWSPPAAQKPRPPRKNRADYNKLLCELLADLNICSREFKSRQYDGEVKGLSVIKPFVGVFCDVPADAAVMRVEYNRNEGIVLAEGINPFYSDLDAYHMASAVIDEAVRRAVSAGGRFDRIAGLDNFCWPDPVLSEKTPDGLHKLAQLVRACRALYNVTTAYGVPCISGKDSCKNDSTRGGKKISIPPTLLFSTITRIDDVRKAVTVDFKRSGDMIYVAGLTKNELGASAFCRLTSENTCSGKVPELNAMFGKRVCRQMAAAIGRGLIRSAHAPARGGLAAGFALCALGANLGAEIDLAGAPRDGNLSNDELLFSESNSRFIFSAAPENRKKLENIFKDIPHACIGKVTGAKKLAIRGADGRRIVFIGLDKLRKAFKKTLYGA; from the coding sequence TTGTCGCCGGGGCCCGCCGGTATTTCGGCATGGAACTCAAGGCCGCGCGGACCAGGACTGTCTATAAAATTGACGCGGAACTCACCCGGAATGAAATTGCGTCCGTTTGCCGCCATTTTTGCGACCCGGTCATTGAAGCCGCCGCGCTCGGCCGCCTGAGCCCGCCGGCCGGATTTGACTGGCTGATTGAGATCGGCTACAAACCGGGCGTTACCGATAATGTCGGCCGCACCGCGCTTATCGCCCTGCAAGACATCATTAACCGCGATCCCGGCGAAAACGCGCAGGTCTATACCGCGGCCCAGTATTTTATCAAGGCAAAAGGAATGACGCGTTCCGCCGCGCAAAAACTGGCCGGCGACCTGCTGGCCAATCCTTTGATCCAGACCATCACGGTTTATTCCGCCGCCGAATGGAAAAAAACGCATATTGACTCCGCCGTGCCGGCGATCCGCGAAAAAAACGAGCCGACGGTCGGGACTTACGACCTGCGCGGCAGTGATGCGGACTTGGCGAAAATCAGCCGGGACAACATCCTTTCTCTTTCCCTGGAAGAGATGCATGCCATCCGCGATTATTTCCAGCGCCCGGCCGTCAAAACCGGCCGTAAAAAAATGGGCCTGCCGGACCAACCGACCGATCTTGAGCTGGAATGCATCGCCCAGACCTGGTCCGAACATTGCAGTCATAAAATCTTTTCCGCAAAAATCAAATACACGGACGAACACGGACGGGTTGAAAACATTGATTCGCTTTTCAAAACATATATCCGCGGCGCAACCGAGAAAATCGGCAAAACGAAAAAATGGCTCGTTTCAGTGTTCAAGGATAACGCCGGCATTATCCGTTTCAACAAACGGCTGAACCTGGTTTATAAAATTGAAACGCACAATTCCCCCTCCGCGCTTGACCCTTACGGCGGTGCCATGACCGGCATTGTCGGCGTCAACCGCGATCCGATGGGGACCGGCATGGGCGCCAACCTGCTTTGCAACGTCTGGGGGTATTGCCTCGGTTCCCCATTTTACAGGGGAAACCTGCCGGCCGGCCTGATGCACCCGCGCCGCATCCGCGACGGCGTCCACCAGGGCGTGATTGAGGGCGGCAATCAGAGCGGTATTCCATGGATGCGCGGTTTTGAAATATTTGACGACCGCTACACCGGCAAGCCGCTTGTTTTTTGCGGCACGGTCGGCACTCTTCCCGTCAAAACCGGGGGAAGACCATCGGAGCGCAAGGAGGTTTTTCCGGGCGACGCCATTGTCATGCTGGGCGGCCGGATCGGCAAGGACGGCATTCACGGCGCGACTTTTTCCTCCGAGGAACTGCGCGAAAAATCGCCCGTCCAGGCCGTCCAGATCGGCGACCCGATCACCCAGCGTAAAATGTATGAATTTCTCATGGAAGCCCGCGACCGGGGACTTTACCGCTGTATCACCGATAACGGCGCCGGGGGATTGAGCTGTGCGGCCGGCGAAATGGGGAAATTGAGCGGCGGCGCCGACCTGGACCTGGCAAAAGCGCCGTTGAAATACGAGGGTTTGAAGCCGTGGGAAATTTTCCTCTCCGAGGCCCAGGAGCGCATGACGCTCGCCGTTGCGCCCGGCAAAATAAAGCCCTTTATGGACCTGGCAAAAAAACGCGACGTTGAAGCCGCCGTCCTGGGGACATTTACCGGCTCGCCCGAGCTCGTGGTGCGTTACGGCAGCCGGATAGTCGGACGGCTGGACATGGATTTTCTATACAACGGCTGTCCGGTTCTGCAATTAAAAGCCCGGTGGTCTCCGCCCGCCGCGCAAAAACCGCGCCCGCCGCGCAAAAACCGCGCCGACTATAACAAACTCCTGTGCGAACTGCTGGCCGACCTGAACATCTGTTCCAGGGAATTCAAGAGCCGGCAGTACGACGGCGAAGTCAAGGGCCTGAGCGTCATCAAGCCCTTTGTCGGCGTCTTCTGCGATGTGCCGGCCGACGCCGCGGTCATGCGGGTTGAATACAACCGCAATGAGGGCATCGTCCTTGCCGAAGGAATCAACCCGTTCTATTCCGACCTGGACGCTTATCACATGGCATCTGCCGTAATAGACGAGGCCGTCCGGCGCGCGGTAAGCGCCGGGGGCCGGTTTGACCGGATCGCCGGTCTGGATAATTTCTGCTGGCCGGACCCGGTGCTTTCGGAAAAAACCCCGGACGGTCTGCACAAACTGGCCCAGTTGGTCCGCGCCTGCCGGGCGCTTTACAACGTCACCACCGCCTACGGCGTTCCCTGTATTTCCGGAAAAGACAGCTGTAAAAACGACTCCACGCGCGGCGGTAAAAAAATTTCCATCCCCCCCACCCTGCTCTTTTCCACAATCACCAGAATTGACGACGTGCGCAAGGCGGTAACGGTTGACTTCAAGCGCTCTGGAGACATGATATATGTCGCCGGCCTCACGAAAAACGAACTCGGCGCTTCTGCCTTTTGCCGCCTAACATCAGAAAACACTTGTTCCGGCAAAGTGCCCGAACTCAACGCAATGTTCGGCAAGCGGGTCTGCCGGCAAATGGCAGCGGCGATCGGGCGCGGTCTGATCCGTTCGGCGCACGCCCCCGCCCGCGGCGGCCTGGCCGCCGGGTTTGCCTTGTGCGCCCTGGGAGCAAACCTCGGGGCGGAAATTGATCTGGCCGGCGCCCCGCGCGATGGAAACTTGTCTAATGACGAACTGCTCTTTTCCGAATCCAACAGCCGTTTCATTTTCAGCGCGGCGCCGGAAAACCGGAAAAAACTGGAAAACATTTTCAAGGATATTCCGCATGCCTGCATCGGCAAAGTAACCGGCGCAAAAAAACTCGCCATCCGGGGCGCGGATGGGCGCAGGATTGTGTTTATCGGGCTGGACAAGTTAAGAAAAGCTTTCAAAAAGACGCTCTATGGCGCTTAA